Genomic window (Streptomyces sp. NBC_01431):
CGTGCGCGTGGCGGCCACCCCCGAGGAGGCGGCCGCCTGGGTGCGTCAGTTCTCCGGGTAGCGGCGCGGGGTCCAGACGATCTCCTCGCCGTCGCCCCGGCGTACCGTCCGCGTCTGCGAGGAGCCGATGAGCAGGATGGTGCGCATGTCGACCTCGGCCGGGTCCAGCTCGGCCAGGCGCACGATGCGGACCCGCTCGGCGAGCCCGCCCACGTCCCGCGCGACCACGACCGGGGTGTCCGGCGCCCGGTGCTCCAGGAGTAGTTCGCGGGCCTTGGCGACCTGCCAAGTGCGGCTCGCGGAGCCGGGGTTGTAGAGCGCGAGTACGAGATCGGCCGAGGCCGCGGCGTGCAGGCGCTCCGCGATGACCTCCCAGGGCTTGAGCCGGTCGGACAGCGAGATGGTGGCGTAGTCGTGGCCGAGCGGGGCGCCCGCGCGGGCGGCGGCCGCGTTGGCGGCGGTCACCCCCGGCAGAACCCGCACGGGGACGTCCGCGTACTCGGGCTGGGACGCGACCTCCAGGACGGCCGTGGCCATCGCGAAGATGCCCGGGTCGCCCCCGGATACGACCGCGACCCGCCTGCCCCGCATGGCCAGTTGGAGCGCGAATTCGGCGCGCTCGGACTCCACCTTGTTGTCCGATCCGTGCCGCCGCTGCCCCGGGCGCTCCGGCACCCGGTCCACGTACGTGGTGTAGCCCACGATGTCGTCGGCGGCGGCGAGCGCGCCCCGCGTCTCGGGAGTCAGCCACAGCGGCCCGGCGGGACCGGTGCCGACGACCACGACCTCGCCGCGCTCGCGCTCGGGGGGTGTGGCGTCGATCCGGCTGGGCAGCACCGCGACGGAGAAGTACGGCACCGACTCCGGGTCCACGTCGGCCAGTTGGCCGGTGCGCTCGCCCGCCATGGTGGCGCGTTCCACGTACCGCGCCTCCTCCAGGCGGCCCGAACGCTCCAGCGCGCGACGCACCTTGGTGAACGTACGCCCCAGCTTCATCACGACGGCCGAGTCGGTCGCGGCCAGGCGCGCGGTGAGCTCCTCCTCCGGCAGCGTGCCGGGCAGGATCGTGAGCACCTCCTCGGCCTCCACCAATGGCTCCCCGAGCCGGGCGGCCGCGGCGCTCACCGAGGTCACACCGGGGATCACCTCGGTGGGATAGCGGTGCGCGAGCCGCTTGTGCATGTGCTGGTACGAGCCGTAGAACAGCGGGTCGCCCTCGGCGAGCACGGCGACCGTGCGACCAGCGTCGAGGTGCTCGGCCAGCCGGGCCGAGGCCTCCTCGTAGAAGTCGTTGAGGGCGCCCCGGTAGCCGCCGGGGTGGTCGGTGGTCTCCACCGTGAGCGGGTAGACCAGCTTCTCCTCGATGTGGTCGGCACGGATGTGCTGCGCCGCGATCGAGCGCGCTATCGACCGGCCGTGGCGTGCCGAGTGGTACGCGACGACATCGGCCTCGGCGATCGCCTGGACGGCGCGGACCGTCATCAGCGACGGGTCGCCGGGCCCGAGCCCGACCCCGTAAAGCCGACCGCTGGTGTTGCCGGTCTCGTTGCTGTTCTCGTTCATTCCGTCTCACTCGCGATCGCGTTGAGCGCGGCGGCGGCGATCGCGCTGCCGCCGCGCCGGCCCCGTACCACCAGGTGTTCCAGGCCCGAAGGGTGCGCGGCGAGCGCGTCCTTGGACTCGGCGGCGCCGATGAAGCCGACCGGTACGCCGATGACGGCGGCCGGGCGCGGCGCGCCCTGCTCGATCATCTCCAGGAGACGGAAGAGCGCGGTGGGCGCGTTGCCGACGGCGACGACCGCGCCGTCCAGGCGGTCGCGCCACAGCTCCAGGGCGGCGGCGCTGCGCGTGGTGCCCATCTTCGCGGCGAGCTCGGGCACCGACGGGTCGGCCAGGGTGCAGATGACCTCGTTGTCGGCGGGCAGCCGCTTGCGGGTCACGCCGCTGGCGACCATCCGCGCGTCGCACAGGATGGGCGCGCCCGCGCGCAGCGCCTCGCGGGCGCGGGCCACGACGCCCGGCGTCCAGCCGAGGTCGCGGGTCAGGTCCGTCATGCCACAGGCGTGGATCATGCGGACCGCGACCTGGCTCACGTCGGCGGGCAGCCCGGCGAGGTCCGCCTCGGCGCGGATCGTGGCAAAGGACTGGCGGTAGATCTCCGCGCCGTCCTTCTCGTAGTCGAACACTGTGCTCCCGCTCATCTCGTGGTTGTTCCGTCGCCGCCCGGTTCCGCGGGCGTCGTACGTCCGCCGCCCGTCCGTGCCGGTTCTGCCGTACTCATGTCTGGCCGCCGTGCCGGTTCTGCCGTACTCATGTTCGGCCGTTCCGCGCTCGGGCGACCGCTTCGGCCAACTCGCTTTCCGGCACCGGGACTTCGCGTGCGGCCGCGCCCCGTACGGCGACCGTGTAGTGGCCATCGGCGGTCGCGGTCACGTCCACCCAGTCGCCCTGCGGATGCCCGCAGCGGCGTTCGCAACCGGACCAGTAGACCGGCAGCGCGCCCGGCCCCGGCAGGGCGTCCCGACGTACGTCGGCCAGCGCCTTGGCGCAGCCGGGCCGCCCGGTGCACGCCCCGACGCCGGTCCATGGCGAGCCCGGCGCGGTGATGAACCCGGCGTCGCCGAGCTCCCGCAACCGCTCCCGCGCCGCGCGCTCGCCGAACCCGGGCACGACGAATCCGCGCCAGGGGGTGACCCTGATCTCACCCGCGGGCCCGGCGAGCGCCCGCAGCCGGCGCGCGCCGACCCGGCCGAGCACGGGCACGACGACCAGGGTGTACGTGCCGTCGGGGCTTGCCACGATGCCGGGGGCGGCCGAGGCCGCGGGGATGTCCGCCGTGGCCGGAACCGTTGGCAGGTCCGTGGTTGCCGGGCCCGCTGGGACGTTCGCCGTGGCTGGGCCCGTTGGCAGGTCGGCTGTTGCCGAGCCCGCCGGGGCGTTCGCGGTTGCCGGGTCCGGGATGTCCGCGGGTGTTGAAACCGCCTGAGTGTTCGCCGTGGCCGGGCCCGGCGGGACGTCCGCCGTGGCCGGGCTCGCGCTGATGCCCGCGTGCTCCAGGGCCGTCGCGAGGTCCACCGCGCACCCCGGAGGGAGTTCGCGGACTCGCCACGCGCCGTTGCCCGCGGCGCTCGCGGTCGCCAGGAAGGCGTGCGCGGCGGCGAGCGCGGCGCGGCAGGCGTCGGCCCCGGCCACGCGCAGCGCGCTCGCACCGACGCGTACGACCGCCGTGTCCCCGCCCGGCTGTGCGAGCAAGGTCACATCGGCGCCGAGGCCCGCGACGTCGCCGCGGCCGTCGTCCAGGGCGAACAGGAACCGGCCCGAGAGTGCCGCCGTCCAGTCCCGGCCGCACAGCAGGGCGTCCAGTTCGCATAGCCATGGGCGCAGGTCGCCGTGGCCGAGGCCGTCGAGTCCGGCCAGCGGAGAGGCGATGATGTTGCGGACGCGCTCGTGCCGTTCGGAGGGCAACAGGCCTGCCCCGCGCAGGAGTTCGGCCAGGCCCGTCCCGCAGGAGTCGCCGAGCCCGCGCAACTCGGCGTTGCCGCGGGAGGTGATGCCGAGGTGGCCGTCTCCGTACCGCTCGGCCGCGGTGGCCAGCGCGTCGAGCTGATGATTCGTCAACATGCCGCCGGGCAGCCGGAGTCGGGCCAGGCGGCCGTCGTCGGCGGTGTGCAGCCGCAGGGCGCCGGGGCAGGCGTCGCCGCGGTCCCGCACGACGGGGGCCGGGCGGCCGGGTTCTCCGGTCGCATCCCGGTCCGGGGTGCGGGCCTCGCGTACGACAGCTCCCAAGGGGTCCTCTATACGGGGTTCGCCCTGGTTGGGAGGTGTTGAGGAGGGGGGCGGCATGGCGGCGAGCATACCCACGCGTGCGCCGGTGGCCACCCTGGGTTCTTCCCCCACCCCGCCCCTTCCCGAGACCCTCCGGCGGTGAAGGACCCTGGGGCTCCGCCCCAGACCCCGTTCGCGCCTGAAGGGCGCTCGTCCTCAAACTCCCCCAAGGCCTTAAGGGCCAGGGGGGACCCCCAGGACGGGCTGAAACGCTCCGTTGCGGGCCGGGGCCGATCCCGCCAGGGGCGCGGGGAACTGCGCGAGCAAGCAAGCAGGGCCCGCCCCCGACCGCCGCCCCCGGGTCAACCCTGCCAGGGGCGCGGGGAACTGCGCGAGCAAGCAAGCAGGGCCCGCCCCCGACCGCCGCCCCCGGGTCAACCCTGCCAGGGGCGCGGGGAACTGCGCGAGCAACCATCCACGGCTCGCACCCGACCGCCGCCCCCGGGTCAACCCTGCCAGGGGCGCGGGGAACTGCGCGAGCAAGCAAGCAGGGCCCGCCCCCGACCGCCGCCCCCGGGTCAACCCTGCCAGGGGCGCGGGGAACTGCGCGAGCAACCATCCACGGCTCGCACCCGACCGCCGCCCCCGGGTCAACCCTGCCAGGGGCGCGGGGAACTGCGCGAGCAACCACGCACGGCCCGCCCCCGACCGCCGCCCCCGGGTCAACCCTGCCAGGGGCGCGGGGAACTGCGCGAGCAACCACCGCACGCCCGGGGGAGCCCGCACCCCGCCCCGCCCGCGCGAGCGGCCCGCGGAGCCCAGCCGAGCAGCCCGGGACGACCCCGAGCGGCCAAAGACCGCCCTGGACGGGGTCGCTACTATGCAGGCAGCGGGCCACCTGGCCCGGCACGCCGGTGACGGCGTCAGGGGAGGAAGCCCGGTGTGATTCCGGCGCGGTCCCGCCACTGTGAGCCCGGACCCGAGCCCCGCTCGGCCGGGTGAGTCAGGAACTCCCCTTCCCCAGCTCCGGGTCCCGCCCGGCGCGGGGGAGACCCATTCCGACACCACCCGGGGCGCGGACACCCCGAGGAAGGCCTGACGCCGCATGCTGCACACGTCCGGGGAGCCCGCAGAGGACCCCCGCCCCATCCTGCTCCTGTCGACGTCCGACACCGACCTGCTCAGCGCCCGCGCCGCGAACGGCCCGGTGGGCTACCGCTTCGCCAACCCGTCCCGGCTCGCCCTGGACGAACTCCCCGCGCTCCTCGACGGCGCCGGACTCGTCGTTGTGCGCCTGCTCGGCGGCGTACGCGCCTGGCAGGAGGGCCTCGACGCGCTCGCCGAGAGCGGACTGCCCGTTGTCGTGCTGACCGGCGAACAGGCCCCGGACGCCCAGCTGATGGCGGCCTCGACCGTCCCCGTCGGCATCGCGGCCGAAGCGCACGCCTACCTCGCGCACGGCGGCCCGGCCAACCTCGACCAGCTCGCCCGCTTCCTGTCCGACACCGTGCTGCTCACCGGCCACGGCTTCGAGCCGCCCGCGCCCGCCCCGTCCTGGGGACCGCTGGAGCGTACGGCCACCGCCACCGGTACCACTGCCGCCACCGACGGCCCGACCGTCGCCGTGCTCTACTACCGCGCCCACCACATGAGCGGCAACACCGCCTTCGTGGACGCCCTGTGCGGCGCGATCGAGGACGCGGGGGGCCGGGCGCTCCCGCTGTACGTGTCCTCGCTGCGGGACCCCGAGCCCGCGCTCATCGAAGAACTGCGTGCCGCCGACGCCATCGTGACCACCGTTCTCGCGGCCGGCGGCACCAAGCCCGCCACCGCGTCGGCGGGCGGCGACGACGAGTCGTGGGACGCGGGCGCGCTCAGCGGCCTGGACGTGCCGATCCTCCAGGCGCTCTGCCTCACCGGCTCGCGCAGCGCCTGGGAGGAGAACGACGAGGGCGTGTCCCCGCTGGACGCGGCCAGCCAGATCGCGGTGCCCGAGTTCGACGGCCGCCTGATCACCGTGCCGTTCTCCTTCAAGGAGATCGACGAGGACGGACTCCCCTCGTACGTCGCCGACGCCGAGCGGGCCGCGCGAGTCGCCGGGATCGCCGTACGGCACGCGAAGCTGCGGCACATCCCGGCCGCCGACAAGCGCATCGCGCTCGTGCTGTCCGCGTACCCGACCAAGCACTCCCGGATCGGCAACGCGGTCGGGCTCGACACCCCCGCGAGCGCCGTCGCGCTCCTGCGGCGGCTGCGCGCCGAGGGGTACGGCTTCGGGCCCGAGGAGGAGATCCCGGGCCTCGTCTCCGGCGACGGCGACGAGCTGATCCGCGCCCTGATCGAGGCGGGCGGCCACGACCAGGACTGGCTCACCGAGGAGCAGCTCGCCGCCAACCCGGTCCGCATCCCGGCCGCCGACTACAAGCGCTGGTACGCGACGCTGCCCGGGGAACTGCGCGAGAACGTCGAGCAGCACTGGGGGCCGCCGCCCGGCGAGATGTTCCTGGACCGGTCCCGCAACCCCGAGGGCGACATCGTGCTCGCGGCCCTGCGCCGCGGCAACCTGCTGATCCTCATCCAGCCGCCGCGCGGCTTCGGCGAGAACCCGATCGCGATCTACCACGACCCCGATCTGCCGCCCTCGCACCACTACTTGGCCGCCT
Coding sequences:
- a CDS encoding precorrin-2 C(20)-methyltransferase produces the protein MNENSNETGNTSGRLYGVGLGPGDPSLMTVRAVQAIAEADVVAYHSARHGRSIARSIAAQHIRADHIEEKLVYPLTVETTDHPGGYRGALNDFYEEASARLAEHLDAGRTVAVLAEGDPLFYGSYQHMHKRLAHRYPTEVIPGVTSVSAAAARLGEPLVEAEEVLTILPGTLPEEELTARLAATDSAVVMKLGRTFTKVRRALERSGRLEEARYVERATMAGERTGQLADVDPESVPYFSVAVLPSRIDATPPERERGEVVVVGTGPAGPLWLTPETRGALAAADDIVGYTTYVDRVPERPGQRRHGSDNKVESERAEFALQLAMRGRRVAVVSGGDPGIFAMATAVLEVASQPEYADVPVRVLPGVTAANAAAARAGAPLGHDYATISLSDRLKPWEVIAERLHAAASADLVLALYNPGSASRTWQVAKARELLLEHRAPDTPVVVARDVGGLAERVRIVRLAELDPAEVDMRTILLIGSSQTRTVRRGDGEEIVWTPRRYPEN
- a CDS encoding cobalamin biosynthesis protein CobG is translated as MLAAMPPPSSTPPNQGEPRIEDPLGAVVREARTPDRDATGEPGRPAPVVRDRGDACPGALRLHTADDGRLARLRLPGGMLTNHQLDALATAAERYGDGHLGITSRGNAELRGLGDSCGTGLAELLRGAGLLPSERHERVRNIIASPLAGLDGLGHGDLRPWLCELDALLCGRDWTAALSGRFLFALDDGRGDVAGLGADVTLLAQPGGDTAVVRVGASALRVAGADACRAALAAAHAFLATASAAGNGAWRVRELPPGCAVDLATALEHAGISASPATADVPPGPATANTQAVSTPADIPDPATANAPAGSATADLPTGPATANVPAGPATTDLPTVPATADIPAASAAPGIVASPDGTYTLVVVPVLGRVGARRLRALAGPAGEIRVTPWRGFVVPGFGERAARERLRELGDAGFITAPGSPWTGVGACTGRPGCAKALADVRRDALPGPGALPVYWSGCERRCGHPQGDWVDVTATADGHYTVAVRGAAAREVPVPESELAEAVARARNGRT
- a CDS encoding precorrin-8X methylmutase → MSGSTVFDYEKDGAEIYRQSFATIRAEADLAGLPADVSQVAVRMIHACGMTDLTRDLGWTPGVVARAREALRAGAPILCDARMVASGVTRKRLPADNEVICTLADPSVPELAAKMGTTRSAAALELWRDRLDGAVVAVGNAPTALFRLLEMIEQGAPRPAAVIGVPVGFIGAAESKDALAAHPSGLEHLVVRGRRGGSAIAAAALNAIASETE